The Patescibacteria group bacterium genome contains the following window.
TCGAGTCGGCTCAATCTCTGGGGTGGACTCTTCCTCGGCTTCGTCGCAGTGCTGCCAATCATTCTCACGAAATTTTTCGCCAGCCAATCTTTCGGCTCCGTGCCGCTCTTGATCTCCGGCGCAGGTCTCATCATCGTCGTCGGTGTCGTGCTGGAATTGATTCGTCAGATCAACGCGCAGCTGATCATGCACGATTACGACAAGTTCAATTAATTCGCTACGATGAATGACGCACCTGAAAATCCAGTCGAAAAGAAGCTCGACGAAGTTTTGAAAGTCCTGCAAAAAATCGAGCAACAGGGTCATCGCAATCCTTGGGGCAGCGGAGCGAAATTTGTAATTTTGAATTTCGCGAAAATCGTCGCTTCGATTTTGACTTTGGTTTTGCTCTGGAAAATCTGGGGCTTAGTCAATGGCATCTCGGGCAATTTTGATTTCCTCCTCGGGAAAATCGGCGATTTGAAGTTTTGGTAAAAAAAATTATCTGCTAAAATTTAACCAGAATGAATAAAGTTCTTGAGCCATCTCGAAAAAAAAGCAGTGTCCCGGCAAATGATGTTAAGGCTCTTTTAGAAGCAGCCAAAAAAATGGAATCATATGCTTCGGAATTACTCAAGAAGATGAAAGAAGAAGATGAAAGATATTCTTGTAGACACTAATATCGTAATTCGAGGAGCATCCAGTCAAAAGTTTTTTGAGAAATTTTTAAATTATTGCAATCTAAAAGGCTTAACTATCGCTATTTGCGATGCAGTTAAGTTTGAATTTCTACGCGGTGCGAATCGTAAAAGCACCAAGGAAGAAATTGAGAAGGCGCTAAATATCTTTAGAACTGAGGATTTTTCAATGCCAATCTCTAAAGATATTTACCTTGATGCAATTACTCTATCCCAACTTTACACACATAAAGGCATACCCTTAAAACAAATTTCTTTTTTGGATTGCGTAATAGGAGCAACCTTAAAAAAGTACGAAAATAAATTACTACTTGCAACAATGGACTTAAATGATTTTCCTTTGTCCATCTTTGACAGAGTAGATATTTTCACATTTGATGATGGCGAAGTAAGTGTAGTCGGTATTTATAAGTTCAACTGTGAAAAATTTGAGAAAGTCCTAGCTAATTTTAATAAATCGTAAGTTGCCTTTACGCCATGAGACAAAAAGAAATTTTGTAGATTTAAATCTACAAAGTGTTTAGTTCCCTATGAATTCAGCCTTATTTTCATTGTGCTCTTCGAGTGTCCGCGCGAAGTGAATCTCGCCATCGGCGTCGTGCAGATAGTACCAGTATTCATTTGACTCAGGATGTAGTGCCGCCGCGATGGCTGAGCGGCTCGGTGAGCAGATTGGTGTCGGCGGCAGCCCGCGATTGATGCGCGTGTTGTAGGGCGAATCAAGCTCGAAATCTACCGTGAATAAGTTTTCACGATGACCGAGAATGTAAAAAAGTGTCGAGTCGGCGTAAAGTCCCATGCCGCTTTCGATACGCCGCCAGAGAATATCGGCAACCTTCGCGCGATTCGCTTCAGAATTTTCTTCTAGCTCGACGATCGAAGCCATCGTGAGAATTTCGTGCAGCGAGTATTTCGAGTTCGCCGCATCGAAACCAAGCTCATGTAAATTATTTTCCATCGCAGTCAGCATCCGTGCGACGAGATCCTCGACGGAGAAATTATCCGGATCGATTTTGTAAGTCGCCGGAAAAAGATAACCCTCGAGACTCGCGACCGTCCGACCAGAGAGCATGCTCGACGGTTCGATTTCCGCACCGCCCGAGCGCACGAAATTCGAAAATTCGCCCGGCTGAATCAAACCGAGCTCGACTAATTTCGCGTCAATCTCAGCGGAATTCCAGCCTTCCAAAATCGTGAGCGAAACTTGCGCGACTTCACCAGCTTGCAAAATTTCCGCGACTTCGGGAATCGTCTCTCCGCCGTGAAATGTGAAATGTCCGGCTTCGACTTTGGTATCGAGCTGATTTTGCGCGAGGTATTTCGTGAGCGCCCAAGCCTCGTCGACCACGCCAATTTCCGCGAGCCGCGTCGTGACACTTTTCAAGCTTTCACCAGTTTCAATCACGAAATCAACCGTCGCCTGATTCACGCTCGGTCTGGCGAGCAGCGCCGGATAATAGACGAACTGGCGATAGACGAAAAGCGCAACCAGTAAAGTGAGAGCAATTCCGACTAGCTGCGTCAGAATTTTTTTAAATTTAAATTGCATCAGAAAAAATTAATCTTGCGGAGCAGCGCCGCCACCCAGCATGCCCTGCATGTCCGCCATCACGCCTTTCATTTTTTCCGCTGCGATTTCCTGCGCTTTTTTGATTGCCTTGTTTCCGGCTGAAACGAGCGCCGCTTCCAATTTTTCGGCGTTTTCTGGCGTCTTCATGACATCCGGAATTTTGGTGGAAATCATTTCCATCTCGCCATTCACCGTGACAAAAACTCCGTCCGTCTCGGCTTCGACATGGATGTTCGCGAGCTCTTTTTTAATCTGCTTTGCCTGTTTTTGCAGCTTGTACATGTCACGCGCTTGTCCGAACATTCCCATTTGATTGAAATTAAAGCCCGAAAATTTTAGCCTAAATCTCGAGGATAAGAAAGCTTCTCGAATTTTTTTGACGAATCAAGATTCTCGTTTTAAAATCGAAGACTTATAACTTTAAAAAATGCTTAAAAAAGCAACCATTGAAAAAGAAGCGAGCGGAGAAGATCAAATTCCAGAAAATATCACGATAACCATTCAAGCAGCTGAACAGCAACTTGCCGAGATTAAAAGAAAAATAGAGGCAAAAGAATTAAGCTTCCCGAATCTTTCGGAATTAGCCCATTCTTTGAACTCCAAAATTAATCAAGAGCTCAAAAGGATTCATGCTGATAGCCAACAAGGCGAACCCAATAATGTGCTCCTAGTTCTAAGCGGGATACAAAAAGATTTGGCAAAACTGGTCGCGAGGGAATCAACGATGAAATTATTGAAAAATAAAAAATTTTTCAGAACAATGGCGAAGATAGTTCTTACTCTTAATTTAGAAGGCAAGAAAGGTAAATCATAATTTGCGTAAAAAAAACTTTTCCCGTAAAATCTCGGCACTTTTGCGGCGGATCGGGTCACTCCTCCCGAAGCGAACCCGCAAAAAAATTTAACCCCCCAAGGATGAATAACACTGACGATCTCCGCCGCTTACTCGCGGCTGGTCTCCACTTCGGTCACAAAACTGCCAAGTGGAATCCGAAAATGGCGCCGTTTTTGTTCGGCTCGAAAAACGGCATGCACATCTTCGACCTCGAAAAAACCGCAGCCGGACTTACCGCGGCGATGAATTTTCTCGAAAAATCAGCCAGTGAAAAGAAAGTGATTTTGCTCGTTTCGACGAAGCAGCAGACACTCGAAAGTCTCCCCGATCTCGCACTCGCACTCGCCTGCCCTTATGTCACAGTCAAGTGGTTCGGCGGCTTGCTCACCAATTGGCAGACGACGAAAGAAAGAATCCGCCAACTGCGCGACCTCAAAAGAGAACGCGACGAGACTGCTTTCTCACGCTATTTGAAAAAGGAACGCACGCAGAAATTGAAGCAAATCGAGAAACTCGAGAGCTGGCTCTCCGGTATCGAAACTCTGGAAAAGAAACCGGATGTCGTCTTCGTGCTCGACACCGTCCGCGACAAACTCGCCGTCCGTGAAGCCAAGAAATGTGGCATCCCGGTCGTCGCTGTTTGTGATTCGAATGCTGATCCGGATTTCGTCGACTACCCGATTCCAGCGAATGACGATGCTGTGAAAGCGATTCAATTGATCTTGAACGAAGTCCACGACGCAATCGAGCGCGGACAGAAAAAACCGGCAGAAGTGAAAACTAAGACAGTTGCCGAGAAATAATTTAAAATTTCTCTGTAATTAACCACCCGAAAATGAACGACGAAAATCGCAACCCCGCAGATCCGAATCCGCCGGTCGAACCACATCTAGTCGAGCCGATTTATAATCCAGACGCGCCGATTCCAGCTCCTGCTGAAAAAATTCCAGTCGCGCCGATAGAAATCCCGACTGAGCCAATCGAGTCACAGCTAGCCGAACCGATTTATAACTCAAATGTGCCAAACCCAACTCCTGCTGCGCCAGTCGAAGATCATGGGAGCTTTCAGATTCCAGTCGTCGAGACAGAGCCCGTCGTGGAAACTCCAGCCAAACCAGTGGAAACACCAGTGGCTGAAGCCCTGATAGAACCAACTTTCGAACCGGCCGCCGAAATTGAGATGCCGGAAGAAGAAATTATCGTCGGTGCGCCAAGTCGCCCAGGCGACAAACCGGAAAAACCCGAGAGCGAATTCGCTCCGCAAAACTACGCGCCGACAACTCCTGCGACTAGTGTCGCGAACAGCACGCCGAAAAATAAAACCGGCTTCCGTCCGGATGGCGTCACGCCTCTCGACCCTGAGGAGAAAATTTTCGCAGCCATCGGCTACATTTCTTTCCTCGCTTTTCTGCCACTCATCACCCGCCGCGATTCGGAATTTGCGCAACATCACGCTTGGCAGGCAGTCGTAGTCTTCCTCGGATTTTTGTTTTTATTAATTTTTGGCGGTTTCCTGGGTCTCGCCGGATTCATTTCCTTCCTGATGGTCATCGAATTCATCGGCGGTTTCTTGTTCGCCTACAAGGGCGATTGGTTCAAAATTCCGGTCGTTTATGATCTTTCTTTGAAGCTGAGAGAGAAGATGCCGCCACAAAATCCGCCGGCTGCCAACACTCCTAGCGCGAATTGATTCGCTAAGATAAGTTTTATTTTTTTAATTATTTTTCAAAATGGCTGAAATCACTGCCGCTCTCGTGAAAGAGCTCCGCGATGCGACTGGCATCGCCATGCTGAAATGCAAAAAAGCACTCGAGGAGTCAGATGGTGACCTCGAAAAAGCGCGCGATATTCTACGCAAAGCTGGCGAATCGGACGCGGCGAAACGCGCCGAGCGTTCGGTTTGTGAAGGTGTCGTCGCGATCAAAATTTCGGCTGACGAAAAGAAAGCGGTCGCGCTCCAACTTTTTTGCGAGACTGATTTCGTCGCGAAGAACTCCGAATTCATCGCGCTCGCTGATGCACTCGCGGCAGACGCGCTCGCTGGGGCAGATGTCGTGAATTCCGGTAAAGAGAAAATTACAGCCGCGATTCAGAAGAATGGCGAGAATATCAAAATCGGCGAAGTTCAAATCGTCGAGGCCGCGACGGTCGCAAGCTATCTCCATTCGAATAAAAAAATCGGTGTGCTAGTCGCCGGCTCAGGTAAGTCGGAGATCTTGAGCGACATCGCGATGCAAATCGCCGCGATGAATCCGAGTGTAATTTCGCCGGACGAAGTCGCGACCGAGGAGGTTGCCAAAGAAACTGAGATCCAAAAAGAAATTCTCGCGAAAGAAGGCAAACCGGCTGAGATGATTGAAAAGATTTTGGCGGGCAAGCTGCGTAAATTCCGCGAAGAAAAAAGCCTGCTAAAACAGTCTTTCGTGAAAGATTCGTCGAAAACCGTCGAGCAATTCTTGGCAGAAAATTCCGCGAAGGTAGAGAAATTTGTCCGACTCGCGGTTTAATTTTCGAAGGAATATCCCGAAGGAACATAAAGATAATAAAGAGCCTGAAAGAGCTGTAAGGATATTTTTTGGAACCCTAAATTGAAGTAGTAATTCCTTACTCCTTACTCCTTACTCCTTACTCCTTACTCCTTACTCCTTACTCCTTACTCCTTAGTTCTTAATTCTTAATTCTTAATTCTTAGTTCTTATTCAAAGACTTTCCACCAATCGCGCAGCTCTGCGGCGGTGAGTTGTCCTGCCGCCGTCGCGTGTTTTTTGTCGAGCGGCGCGAACATCCCGAGTCCGCCGATGAGCGGCGTAATCACGCGCGTCGGCTCACCCGGCTCACCCATCGCGATGGTGAGAAATTGTTTTTTGCGTTTCGCCAGCTCCCAGGAAATTTGGAAAATCGGCGAGCAGTCGTCGAACGATTTGGCGGTGCCGACTAGCTTAATCACATCAGCCTTCATTTTGGCGGCTTTTTCAGCCAATTTACGCAGCTGTTCGATCTTCGGCATTTTGGCGAAATCATGAAATGACAGAATTAATTTCGTCTTGCTGGAATTTTTCTGGAAATCACGCACGAGCGCGACCGGCGTGTCGAGCGCGAGATCGACGAAAGTCGCACCCGCCGCCGCGGCAAGCTTGAGCAATTCGACGCGCTTCTTATCACCAAGTCGCGATAGTCCGCCGTCTTTTCGTGTTTTCAAGTTGACGATGGTCGGCTTCTGCACCGCTGCCAGAATTTTCTGAATTTTGGATTCATCGAGCGCTTTGATTTTGTCGAGCCAAATCTCGATCAAATCAGCCGGGTCCTGCGCATCGAGAATTTGCCGCTCGAAATCAGCGACCGACACTGGTCGCAGTGGCACGATAATTTTCGGGTTCAGCATTTTCGCAAGAGGGTGAATTTTGGTAATTCCGCGGAAATCTCGAGCCAAACTTTCGAACGCTGACCACCGTGCGCCTCAGAGATTTCGGTCAGTTTTTCGTCGAAAATTTTTGTGATTTGGAATTTTTGAATCGCGCCACCCGGCGGCATTGCCTCAATTTTAGCACCTTTTTTGAAGTGATTTTTTGGCATCAGCAGAATTCTGCCCTGTAAACTTTTTTCCACCAAGCCAAGAAAATTTTGGGGATTTTCCGCCGCGGATCGTTCGAAATTTTGCAGATTTTGCAGCGTGCCGTCGAAAAATCCGAGCGTAAAATCGCGGTTGCCCGTCGTCCGAATTTCGCGCCACAAGCTCGGATCAAATTTCCGACCAGCGGTGCAATCATCGAGCGCCTGACGGTAGGCGCGTGTAATCGTCGCGAGATAACCGAGCGATTTATTGCGACCTTCAATTTTAAACGAGCAAATACCAAGCTTCGCGAGCTGCGGAATTTTTTCAATCAAAGCGAGATCGCGCGAATTCAAAATATAACTCCCCTGCGCATCTTCCTCGATGGGAAAAAATTCGCCCGGGCGTTTTTCCTCAACAAGCGAATACTGCCAACGGCACGGCTGCGCGCACTGCCCGCGATTCGCGTCGCGTCCGGCGAGAAAGTTGGAAAGTAGGCAGCGACCCGAGTAAGACATGCAAATCGCACCGTGCACGAAAACTTCGAATTCCATCTTCGGATTCGCCGCCACGATTTTTTTCGTCTCGGCGAAAGACAGCTCGCGCGCGAGAATCACGCGTGAAACGCCGAGTTTTCGCCACATCTGAACAGTGCGTGAATTAACTGAATTCGCCTGTACTGATAGATGTTTCGCGACTTTGGGAAAAAATTTTTGCAAAGTTGCGAGCACGCCGAGGTCGGAAAAAATGAAAGCATTCGGCGGCGTCGCTTGTAGTTTGGCGAGAAAATTTTCCAATTTTTTAAATTCGGAATCGCGCGGAAAGGTGTTGGTCGTGAGGTAAATTTTCTTTTTCGCCGCGCGGCAAATTTTGATGGCCTGCCGAATTTCGGAAATGCCAAATTTATTTTCGCCGACTCGCAACGAAAAATCCGGCGTGCCGAGATAGACCGCATCCGCTCCGAAAGCGAGCGCTGTGCGCAATTTTTCGAGATCGCCCGCAGGCGCGAGTAATTCAGTGGAATTGTTCAAAATGTTCTAATTGTTATAAGTGTTCTAGCTGTCGAACCAGCGCAGCCAGCAAACAATTCGAACGGAAAGTATTTTAAACTAAGTCGCGCTAAAATTTCGGAATGCTGAATTGGGAAAAATTTCCGCGTCCGATTCTCGCGCTCGCGCCGATGGCGGGTTACACCGACTCGGCTTTTCGGCAGCTCATTCGCAGTTTTTCGAAAAATGTAATTCTCTGGAGCGAATTCGTCTCGGCTGATGCGCTGAAATTCGATTCGCAGAGGTCGAAGCAAATGCTGTCTTTCGCGAAAAAAGAACAGCCTTTCGTCGCGCAGATTTTCGGGAAACGACCGGAGAGCTTCATCGAAGCCGCGAAATTCGTCGAGTCGATCGGCGCGGTCGGCGTCGATCTGAATTTCGGCTGCCCTGCGAAGAAAGTCGTGAATTCCGACCACGGCTCGGCGTTGCTCAAAAATCCGAAACTCGCGAGCGAAATAATTTCCGCAGTCGCGCACTCGGTCAAAATTCCGACGAGTGTGAAAATGCGCCTCGGTATCGCGGATGCTGCAAATTTGGAAAGCTTCGCCAAAATGGTCGAAGACTCTGGCGCGCAGCTGCTCACGATTCACGGCCGGACGGCAAAACAAATGTACCGCGGTGAAGCGGATTTCGCGCCAATTTATCGCGTAAAAAAAATTCTGAAAATTCCGGTGCTGGGAAATGGTGACATCGATTCGGCGGACAAATTTTTCGCGCAGCTCGGCAATCTCGATGGACTGATGATCGGTCGCGCCGCCGTCACGAATCCCTGGATTTTTCGGGAAATTGAGAATCGACTCGCCGGCAAAATCTCGCGCACGCCGAAAACTTTGGCAGGTAAAATTCCGACGATTTTGCGCCACGCCCAATTGATGATTCAAGAAAAAGGTGAGCAACGCGGCATGCTCGAGATGCGCAAATTCTCCGCGAATTATGTGCGCGGCGAACCCGGCGCGAAAATTTTGCGAGCCAAATTGGTGCGCGTCGAGAAACTCAGCGAGCTCGAAAAAATCCTCGCGAAAAGATAATTTAGGCTAAATATAAATTTGATTTTGGAGTCAAAATAATGTATAATATATGCGAACCGTTACTAAGAAATGCTCTTTGAAATTACGGAATCTTGAGGCGCAAGTGGTGATGATCTAAAAATAATCGATTATCGCCGATTGTGCCTTAAGCTTCACATAGTAGTAATAAGTCTGGTTATAAACTTTCCCAAAGGTTTATGGTCACTATTAACTCGCTCTAAACGGGCTTGGTGTTTAGAGAGAAGTAATAGACAGATTATAAGTTAAGGTAACTTAATTTATAGGAGATTAATACAGTAATGTTTTATTTTTTACTCTAAGCTCTCATCTGATACTGAAAATACTGTTTGAAACTTGAGGCTTTTTTATTGTGTAAAATTTTTCACAATTAAAAAGGCTAAAGCGGGTAAAATGAGCGAAATGCCAGCACCTCAAAAAACACGTCCTAAGTGTAGTCGAAAGATTCTCGAACTCGTCGCGCACTTTCGCGAAGCCAAAAATCACAAAATGGTGGAAACGGTTTTGCGCCAGCAGTTTCTCGACAAGTTTTTCGTGGAGCTGGGGTGGGATGTGACAAACAACGCGGGCAAAATCGGGCGCGAAATGGAAGTGGATCTCGAACAAAGTATCGAGACGCGCGAAGGTCGGACGGAGCACAAACGCGCGCCGGATTACTCTTTTCGCGTGGATGGGAAGACGAAATTTTTCGTCGAAGCGAAAAAGCCGTCGGTGGATATTCTGGGTGGCATTGGTCCGGCGTACCAAGTCCGGCGCTACGGCTGGTCGGCAAAGCTCGGGGTTTCGATTCTCACGGATTTTGAGGAGTTCGCGGTTTACGATTGTCGGGTGAAGCCGAAGGCAGGCGACAAAGCGAGTGTGGCGCGGCTTTTTTATTGTACTTTCGAAGAATACGCGGAACGGTGGGAGGAGATTGCGGGACTCTTTTCGCGGGAAGCCGTACACGCCGGCAAGCTGGACGCATTCATCGGCGCGGGGAAGAAAAAAGGCGTAGTGGCAGTGAACGATGATTTCCTACACACGATCGAAAGCTGGCGCGACGAACTCGCGCGACATCTCGCGGTGCGCAATCCGGAGCTTTCGCAGGACGAGCTGAATTTCGCGGTGACAAAAATAATCGACCGAATCATCTTCCTCCGC
Protein-coding sequences here:
- a CDS encoding type II toxin-antitoxin system VapC family toxin is translated as MKDILVDTNIVIRGASSQKFFEKFLNYCNLKGLTIAICDAVKFEFLRGANRKSTKEEIEKALNIFRTEDFSMPISKDIYLDAITLSQLYTHKGIPLKQISFLDCVIGATLKKYENKLLLATMDLNDFPLSIFDRVDIFTFDDGEVSVVGIYKFNCEKFEKVLANFNKS
- the mltG gene encoding endolytic transglycosylase MltG encodes the protein MQFKFKKILTQLVGIALTLLVALFVYRQFVYYPALLARPSVNQATVDFVIETGESLKSVTTRLAEIGVVDEAWALTKYLAQNQLDTKVEAGHFTFHGGETIPEVAEILQAGEVAQVSLTILEGWNSAEIDAKLVELGLIQPGEFSNFVRSGGAEIEPSSMLSGRTVASLEGYLFPATYKIDPDNFSVEDLVARMLTAMENNLHELGFDAANSKYSLHEILTMASIVELEENSEANRAKVADILWRRIESGMGLYADSTLFYILGHRENLFTVDFELDSPYNTRINRGLPPTPICSPSRSAIAAALHPESNEYWYYLHDADGEIHFARTLEEHNENKAEFIGN
- a CDS encoding YbaB/EbfC family nucleoid-associated protein — its product is MGMFGQARDMYKLQKQAKQIKKELANIHVEAETDGVFVTVNGEMEMISTKIPDVMKTPENAEKLEAALVSAGNKAIKKAQEIAAEKMKGVMADMQGMLGGGAAPQD
- the rpsB gene encoding 30S ribosomal protein S2; this encodes MNNTDDLRRLLAAGLHFGHKTAKWNPKMAPFLFGSKNGMHIFDLEKTAAGLTAAMNFLEKSASEKKVILLVSTKQQTLESLPDLALALACPYVTVKWFGGLLTNWQTTKERIRQLRDLKRERDETAFSRYLKKERTQKLKQIEKLESWLSGIETLEKKPDVVFVLDTVRDKLAVREAKKCGIPVVAVCDSNADPDFVDYPIPANDDAVKAIQLILNEVHDAIERGQKKPAEVKTKTVAEK
- the tsf gene encoding translation elongation factor Ts, giving the protein MAEITAALVKELRDATGIAMLKCKKALEESDGDLEKARDILRKAGESDAAKRAERSVCEGVVAIKISADEKKAVALQLFCETDFVAKNSEFIALADALAADALAGADVVNSGKEKITAAIQKNGENIKIGEVQIVEAATVASYLHSNKKIGVLVAGSGKSEILSDIAMQIAAMNPSVISPDEVATEEVAKETEIQKEILAKEGKPAEMIEKILAGKLRKFREEKSLLKQSFVKDSSKTVEQFLAENSAKVEKFVRLAV
- a CDS encoding type I 3-dehydroquinate dehydratase, whose translation is MLNPKIIVPLRPVSVADFERQILDAQDPADLIEIWLDKIKALDESKIQKILAAVQKPTIVNLKTRKDGGLSRLGDKKRVELLKLAAAAGATFVDLALDTPVALVRDFQKNSSKTKLILSFHDFAKMPKIEQLRKLAEKAAKMKADVIKLVGTAKSFDDCSPIFQISWELAKRKKQFLTIAMGEPGEPTRVITPLIGGLGMFAPLDKKHATAAGQLTAAELRDWWKVFE
- a CDS encoding U32 family peptidase C-terminal domain-containing protein — its product is MNNSTELLAPAGDLEKLRTALAFGADAVYLGTPDFSLRVGENKFGISEIRQAIKICRAAKKKIYLTTNTFPRDSEFKKLENFLAKLQATPPNAFIFSDLGVLATLQKFFPKVAKHLSVQANSVNSRTVQMWRKLGVSRVILARELSFAETKKIVAANPKMEFEVFVHGAICMSYSGRCLLSNFLAGRDANRGQCAQPCRWQYSLVEEKRPGEFFPIEEDAQGSYILNSRDLALIEKIPQLAKLGICSFKIEGRNKSLGYLATITRAYRQALDDCTAGRKFDPSLWREIRTTGNRDFTLGFFDGTLQNLQNFERSAAENPQNFLGLVEKSLQGRILLMPKNHFKKGAKIEAMPPGGAIQKFQITKIFDEKLTEISEAHGGQRSKVWLEISAELPKFTLLRKC
- the dusB gene encoding tRNA dihydrouridine synthase DusB, with protein sequence MLNWEKFPRPILALAPMAGYTDSAFRQLIRSFSKNVILWSEFVSADALKFDSQRSKQMLSFAKKEQPFVAQIFGKRPESFIEAAKFVESIGAVGVDLNFGCPAKKVVNSDHGSALLKNPKLASEIISAVAHSVKIPTSVKMRLGIADAANLESFAKMVEDSGAQLLTIHGRTAKQMYRGEADFAPIYRVKKILKIPVLGNGDIDSADKFFAQLGNLDGLMIGRAAVTNPWIFREIENRLAGKISRTPKTLAGKIPTILRHAQLMIQEKGEQRGMLEMRKFSANYVRGEPGAKILRAKLVRVEKLSELEKILAKR